The following proteins come from a genomic window of Dermacentor albipictus isolate Rhodes 1998 colony chromosome 8, USDA_Dalb.pri_finalv2, whole genome shotgun sequence:
- the LOC135913699 gene encoding uncharacterized protein: MELNLSFLDEGYHLVCVVISLVVIAHTVLDVGVNSADMVTSLVQECIMFAFHVVRLRPVSGVLLAVAVWLLDMTYHLWFLLVNGTRVVSNVYFKSESLDALLYANFFLFHLLMLRGLSAGIHGTGDNVIADESSPQQEMSGG, from the exons ATGGAACTGAACCTTAGCTTCCTGGACGAGGGCTACCACCTGGTCTGCGTGGTGATTTCCCTCGTGGTCATCGCGCACACCGTCCTCGACGTGGGCGTGAACAGCGCCGACATGGTGACCAGCCTCGTTCAGGAGTGTATCATGTTCGCTTTCCACGTGGTGCGGCTCAG GCCCGTCTCCGGCGTGTTGCTCGCGGTGGCCGTCTGGCTCCTGGACATGACGTACCACCTGTGGTTCCTCCTGGTCAACGGAACGCGAGTCGTGTCCAACGTGTACTTCAAGAGCGAATCGCTGGACGCGCTGCTCTACGCCAACTTCTTCCTCTTCCACCTGCTCATGCTCAG GGGCCTGTCTGCGGGCATTCACGGCACGGGAGACAACGTGATCGCCGACGAATCCAGCCCGCAGCAGGAGATGTCTGGAGGATGA